TAACTTATTTGCAAAATGGTATGAGTGATATCTTGGCAAAACCATTCACCAAGGATGACTTGTACTCGATTCTAGCGAAGCATTTATTAAAGGAGGGTAAAACTGACGAAGAGCCGATCAGTAAGAAACAAAGAATAGAGTAAAATTATATAATGAGCTTATGTAGTGCTAAATCCGAGAATGAATTTCCCCAGGGATCACTTTTGTTAAAATTGTGTAGGTAACGGATAATCTTAACGTTGTTAAAGTAAACAGAGTCGAAGTCGTATGTGATCTCTGGCTCCTTATATTTTTTTCGACTTTTTGTAACTTTTGTAAACCCATCATCAAACTTACCTTTGTCCAAGTATTGCACCATTATGGCCATACTAGGGTATAGTTCCGCtagttttttctttgttaaCCGGTCAGTGTGAGCAATCACATCATTACCTAGGAAGTACACTGGCTTTTCATTATTAACTACCTGCTCCATAACCTCAAGGGGTAAATGGGGTATATAAAAAAGAACAGTTTTGTCTTGCGGTTGATTGAAcgtttcttcaactttataaCCACCAAACAACTGTTTGTCCTCCTCCGTAAATACCGGATCGTAGAGGGAGACTTCTTTGACACCCAACAAATCGATCAACTCTAAGAGTAATGCATATTGATATCTAGCATCGGAGCTTTGCGACGGTGAGCCCAAAGCGAGACACCGTATTCTTGTAAAAGGTACGTCTATTGACGATTTAAtctcattgaaaaattctgACTTCCTTATAACATCTCTATTCTCCGTAATCTTTAATTGCAACCTCTCCATTGCCTAATTGGTTGTGTATagagatgaagaaaaaaaaaaaatattgaaactttcaaaaaacGCATCTCAAACGTGCTCCTTTCATTCTGATGAGCTGTCTCGTCTAGGTCAAAACGAAACACATATTTTTCAGCCACGTTGTCACTGATTATAGAAATGCGTAAATGCAAGATCTTTGTTGGATCATCGCATCCGGAGTTGGGCCAATTGGTTTGCGAGAGATTGGGTGTGGAGCCAGCACCTTGtactttgaagaaatttagCAATGGTGAAACCTC
The Candida orthopsilosis Co 90-125, chromosome 5 draft sequence genome window above contains:
- a CDS encoding Ber1 protein (S. cerevisiae homolog BER1 localizes cytoplasm); this translates as MERLQLKITENRDVIRKSEFFNEIKSSIDVPFTRIRCLALGSPSQSSDARYQYALLLELIDLLGVKEVSLYDPVFTEEDKQLFGGYKVEETFNQPQDKTVLFYIPHLPLEVMEQVVNNEKPVYFLGNDVIAHTDRLTKKKLAELYPSMAIMVQYLDKGKFDDGFTKVTKSRKKYKEPEITYDFDSVYFNNVKIIRYLHNFNKSDPWGNSFSDLALHKLII